ATACATTTATCAGTTAGTAGACGAGGTGATTGAattatttctgatgattttTTTAGGGCTTACATGTGCTTGCTGGCTAGATCTAGTGTTACTATTTTGCCTCTTTTCTGATACCGAATGTTTTTCTTCCTTATACAGCCTTGCATTATACCTCAATTTTTATTCCCCGTTTGCCGTTAAACATGAAAGTAATACCAGTTTCAACGCGCTACAGTAGTCACCAGTGAAACTTTATTGTAATGGTTCTATAGAAGCATCTAATGTTCTAACTATTTATCTTTTAATTCTCTGTACCAATGTGACGTGTTTTAATTGAATaatatgatttgaaatatatgtacaatgatgAATATATTATTTACTGCGATTAAGTGAATGTCCCTGTCACAAAATAGCCATGTCGCACATATCTTTTTTTCCGTATCAACATCGCACTCGAGTCTTCAGCTGGCCTTTTTCATGGAGGTTATCGGTATTTGATAGTAGGTTGAAGTGTAGGAACCAAGTCTCCGGCGGTTTTTCAACCAGTTCGTTTTCTATGATTGAATGTTTGATTTTAAGAGTTTCACATTTTACCCTTACAGTctgacatttatatattttcctagtATGTTTTGCACTAAATGATCCCAACTGCCTGATATTAATCAAGCAATACAACACTTTAATTAAGTCAAATTTGTGTCATTTATTATATCGTTTAGGCTTAGATAGTACTAAGAAAGGGCAAACGTTAGATAGGTGATAAACCATACTAATACACATGGCTTTTATGTACACAAAAAATGTATTCTCATTATCAGATATGAACGAATTTTAGTCAATAATAACAGGAATGCAGCTCACCTTGAACCATCATGGCCGACTCCAGTGTCAACTGAAATGATACATGATGTAAGTAATCAACTTCCGGATAAAAATGAGTTTTTGACATAAATTACAGTACATTGAAGCTGAAgctgatataaaaaaaatgttttggtcATTATGATTCACATCACGGTACCCTGATTAAAAATGCAAATTATTTTAAAGcataaattattcatttattctcGATTGAggagaaaatgtaaatattttataaggTTAACATCTCAAAGGTTGATAGCGATAGGTCCTAAGAAcataaaaataatgatttgaaaaaatgaatatttacaaacCTCCAACAGTGTTCTCATAGGTTGATGGCGTCTCAGTGTAACTTACGTCGACTTCTTGATAGTAACCTCTGATTCAAACAAAGAAAAAGTTATTTATGTCTTGTTTTATTGTGTCCTTGATAAACGCATGCATGATTGGATACGAAACGTTAAAACAGAATTATATGGAACTCTCTTGcaatagaaatataaaaattaattcaaCAAATTAATGAGACTTGCTGTGTTAGGGGTCCCTACCTTCTTCAGACGGAAAGCTATTGAAGCGAGTCTTGCTGGATTATAAGTTTTAAAATGCGATACCAAATTAAAACGTTTCAAATAAAGAATATACAAATATGCATTAATGCATGTTCAAGTTTTACCTTTCAGCGTTGTTCTTGCCAGTATCAACTGTGAAAGATAAAAATTAAAAGCCTCTTaatttccagaaaaaaaattgtaactatagtttggtttgttttcgcttaacgtcctattaacagtcagtgtcatttaaggacgtacaaggtttggaggtggaggaaagccggtgtacctggagaaaaaccaccggcctacggctagtacctggcaactgccccacgtaggtttcgaactcgcaacccagaggtggagggctagtgataaagtgtcgggacaccttaactactcggccaccgcggcccctgtaACTATAGTCTCACTATAACACCTGGTAATATGTTTAGCGGTCATTTGTGCATAACGTccataattaattaatatgttCAAACTGGAATGATTTTAATTATATGTTacttaataggacattaaacaaaataaaccaaacaaaaccaatgtTACTTAATAGAAGCTACAACTTAAGAACTGTAAATACGCGGGAGAGAcacattatcaataaaataaattccGTTTAAATCAATCATCTCTTATTCTTGAAACGCAAAAGAAACATACAAATTGACATCCTGGTTATATCATCTAACCTTTACATAACAACTCCTTACATCCGGTTGTGCTGTCATAATACGATGGCTTCCCAATGTCTTTTAGGTCAAGGTCCTGGTAATGCGGTCTGAATTCAGAAGTAAAACGCGACCAAATTATTAAAGAATCACCAAATCATATGTTACGCATTTATTGTCATATCGCCTTAATAATGAATTGGAAAGTAAACATTGAATACaattgaaaatatctttttttttaaatttattaagtttcCTCATGAAAAGTCAATTGTATGGCTTCCGTAACGTGCTATAATTTGCACATATTTCTCACAAGCATTTTCATAAGTATCAGCTCATAACGTCAATAAAAGAGGATTTTTACATGGATTGTGTATAGTAAATCAAATTTAAGGaccaattttgacattttttatgATACAAAAAGTAAGAAAGTATTGTACCTGCTGAACGTTTACACGAGAATACCGGAAATTCATAGAAATGTGCACTTTtataatatttgttaaaaaaatattaaatgaatgAAGTAATGCACCAATTACAAGATGCTGCCTCTTAATTATACGCATCAACATAGAGAAATGTACCTGTCTCCTGTCCGACCTGCGGTTGTATCTGAAAGTATATAAGCATGTTCTGAAGAAATGCTtgttatcaaaaaataatattataattatttggTTTAATTTTTTAATCTGTCGTATTTGACAATTTGGcttgattttgtattttttatcaacagCTATTGTCTTTTAAGCCTGCCCCCTCCCCCAGATTTATTTGTGTTCCTTTGAATAGTGAAAAAACTGATAGCGACTTGctagtgctaccttactgaagcataGTGGCGAAAAGttccagcaggacaccccacccggtcacaggATACTGACAACGGAGAACCAGGTTTTTGCATTTATTTAAGTGTTTGCTCTTCTGGTGAAGGTTTTTAGTCCTTTGCCCTAGCTGTCATATACCAGACTTAATAAAGTTTCTGTTCCTGCTTAGTATTTTCGATGTAGGGCGAATGGTTTgcttgatgttatattgtcactAAAGTACTAACCGTCTTGTACATGAAGAACGTTACTGAATTCAACCTGCTGTTGTATCATTTCCTGCTGACGTGCAGATCtgaataaaaatcaatttatgAGTAGGACTGATAGGAAATTGCAATTCAAACAAATCATCGCATTATGGGGCATTGCCAGATATTAATAGAAACATCATTCTACGAAATCGATATTTCATAGCAAAAGTTTTGAACTAAATCagttaaaaaacaacaacattatcATAAAATAATTGTATAACTGGAAATTGAATAGCAACAAATCTATCACGCGGCTATTTAACGTTCTTTGAACATGtgttaatgaataaataaatgacatttgtCACAATTATTTTACCCCGCAagtataaacatatatactgaTTCGTGTTCTCCGTCGTTCTTATAAAGTCGATTAAAAGAGCAACAAGAGAGTGATCTACAACGGTAATTTAAAACAGAgaactacattttgtacatgatGCATTAGGAATTAATTATCTGAGAACCATTGAATATACGATATAATTCATTTGTCTAAcccaataacacaaaaaaattCAGAACAAATAATTTCTTCATGCGGCAATTTTAACAATAAAGATTTATTCCAGACAAGACATTACCTGCAGAGTAAACGTCCCTTCCCtggaaaagaaaacaatttatgtaaaaaatTACTCGACAACGTGTTCGTCTTATGGTTTtgttatatctttatatattaagGGAGACAATACGTCTCTGAATCATCAACTAAGCTTTACGTTAAATATGATCTTCTAGCTAAGAAATATGCTTAATCAGGCAGTTTTTCCATGTTTCACATTTTGAAAGATAAATATATCACTAATGTATAGGGACAAtagaaccaaatcaaaaatagttCTGGGttttgtgggttttccccgtttgggcagaagatttaataggaaggtgaatgcatcgggtcctattgattggatatttaggtgagagaagtttccaaagttgtATGTGTGGGCTGggtaatacatgtagatgtaaaatatatagaaaagaAGTAGATTATTTAGCCTTTTTTGTGAGGGAGAGTTAATTAAATGtgtaatttgttgtaaatttaggtgaattgttggtgctgaattcaatacaacaTGATTGCCccatatataaaaaaagtttaaaatggtaGATTTTTTTTGCAAGATGACATTCATTAAAATTAGGGCCGGTTGACTAGTTTTGGAAACATCGCTTAAGCGGGACAGTGGTAAAAGTTAACGTTATtgtctatgggaaatcatttggtaaCGTGGTTCATATAAAGAATTTATGCTTACGGTAAACAACTACAGAAACTCCAAAACCAATGAGTGCTACTACAATGAGGACAACTCCCACCACAGTCAGAACAATGGAAGTAGATGAAGCGGTTTCCCTGAGTAGTAGGGCTCACAGTGTCGGTACCTATATGGtggtaaatatacatatcaatataaagaGTATAATTGTAAGAGGAGTGacacggccagaccggggttcgaacccggaaCCTCCGAACAatagctacctggtcgccgaggatcgacccggtccagttccgctacataaTTTATAATGGAAATCAAACAAGAAGTATCAAAGATCCGTCATATCAACTAAAGGGAACATAacatatgttttattatgtactTGGGGATGGTTTCACCTGCTAGCTTTCTTACGTAGCAATGCTTTATTTCGTTCAAATATCCACATTAATAAAAAGAATCAACAAATTGTC
This genomic stretch from Pecten maximus chromosome 13, xPecMax1.1, whole genome shotgun sequence harbors:
- the LOC117340885 gene encoding uncharacterized protein LOC117340885, whose protein sequence is MIQQQVEFSNVLHVQDDTTAGRTGDRPHYQDLDLKDIGKPSYYDSTTGFDTGKNNAERGYYQEVDVSYTETPSTYENTVGVDTGVGHDGSRRKSTALYSNT